Proteins encoded in a region of the Ziziphus jujuba cultivar Dongzao chromosome 3, ASM3175591v1 genome:
- the LOC107433397 gene encoding probable disease resistance protein At4g27220, translating to MDTALNVLERVINYEGIDEKMKKLKRKCDRLESREEDVKAELQYAERLSLKKRRKVVENWLTDVASIKNEVKMMEQQVRESSWFSSHLLHESKIARLTEGVTELIQQGQFPKGLTLEVHGNQQTELITTKLIGQKFQQHKIVVWERLRSGNVSKIGVYGMGGVGKTTLVTPIHNELLAHPDFTVSWVTVSQNFSIRKLQSNIAKKTGLILENDDDERERAANLAQSLRKMNNLVLILDDVWQDFEPYLEVGIPLGRNECKLILTSRSSEVCDKIGCEAKIKVGELSEKEAWELFIDKLEHGGALSPGIEAIARSLTKKCSGLPLGIITMAGSMKGKEDIIEWHDALEKLNNSVAEHHDDMGLKVFKVLKYSYDQLKDPKVQQCFLYCSLFPKDYNIDREILIELFIDEGFADGLRSRQAELDRGHTVLNKLENACLLEAGINWLDEKKYVKMHDLVRSMAIQIGRAKFQFLVEAGEQWREIPGEEKWAEDLKKVSLMDNLLSHTPSSISPKCPRLKTLMLNRNFHLEIIPDCFFGHMPQLSVLDLSHTGIKNLPTSISELVNLIALWLEGCQELKYVPSLENLKALRRLNLRKTDITEVPHGLDMLLNLRYLNLEETAIEEISDGILSKLSCLQYLAIDSQLDLSDITRKVRGQEIVELSKLETFKGYLYDVSDFNTYVRWREENGGPNNYVLLLTMRALTGTIKYIDTKDELSKKDVRLFGCKISKSKGGEESFVLPKDVQHLLMENCNDTASLCDIPSLHNATKLSGCEISSCQGMEHVVCSCCSLPLIQYLDSLDLYDLKELRALIGAERCCASASSNLLQPDMFSSLRRFFLYDCPKIKRLFMRDLLPNLKNLVELAVHNCHQMVEIIGDASDEDEDDENEDAVSATSSIIHSLPALTQLRLFGLPKLKRFCTTKIAFDSLKKIDIYQCPKLSFNGDRVQNDGTYRVVNSRIGERIG from the coding sequence ATGGACACTGCATTGAACGTTCTAGAAAGAGTAATAAATTATGAGGGCATTGatgaaaagatgaaaaaattaaaaaggaaatgcGACCGTTTAGAGAGTAGAGAAGAAGATGTCAAGGCAGAGCTCCAATATGCGGAACGCTTATCCTTGAAAAAACGAAGGAAAGTAGTTGAAAATTGGTTGACAGATGTTGCAAGCATAAAGAATGAAGTTAAGATGATGGAGCAACAAGTTCGTGAAAGTAGCTGGTTTTCTTCACATTTGCTACATGAATCAAAAATAGCAAGATTAACAGAAGGAGTGACAGAACTCATTCAGCAAGGTCAATTTCCTAAGGGGCTTACACTTGAGGTACATGGCAACCAACAGACTGAGTTAATTACAACAAAATTAATCGGTCAAAAATTTCAGCAACATAAAATTGTGGTATGGGAACGGTTGAGGAGCGGTAATGTCTCAAAAATTGGCGTATATGGAATGGGGGGAGTTGGTAAAACAACCTTGGTTACACCTATTCACAATGAACTTCTTGCTCATCCAGACTTCACTGTTTCATGGGTGACTGTGTCACAGAACTTTAGTATTCGAAAACTGCAGAGTAACATTGCAAAAAAAACAGGTCTCATACtagaaaatgatgatgatgagaggGAAAGGGCTGCGAATCTAGCACAGAGCTTAAGAAAGATGAATAACTTAGTGCTCATCTTAGATGATGTGTGGCAAGATTTTGAACCGTATCTTGAGGTGGGAATTCCTCTAGGTAGAAATGAATGTAAGTTGATTTTGACAAGTCGATCATCAGAAGTTTGTGATAAGATAGGTTGTGAAGCAAAAATCAAAGTGGGGGAGCTTTCTGAGAAAGAAGCTTGGGAgttatttattgataaacttGAGCATGGCGGAGCACTTTCTCCTGGAATCGAAGCCATTGCAAGGTCACTCACCAAAAAATGTTCTGGTTTACCTCTTGGGATTATTACCATGGCAGGATCCATGAAGGGGAAGGAAGACATAATTGAGTGGCATGATGCACttgaaaaattgaataattcAGTGGCAGAGCATCATGATGACATGGGACTTAAGGTATTTAAAGTATTAAAATACAGCTATGATCAATTGAAAGATCCAAAAGTGCAACAGTGTTTTTTATATTGCTCACTGTTTCCTAAGGACTATAACATCGACAGAGAAATATTGATTGAGCTTTTTATTGATGAGGGATTCGCTGATGGATTGAGGAGTAGGCAGGCGGAATTGGATAGGGGCCACACCGTGTTGAACAAACTTGAAAATGCCTGCTTATTGGAAGCTGGTATAAACTGGCTTGATGAGAAAAAGTATGTGAAGATGCATGATTTGGTAAGAAGCATGGCCATCCAAATTGGAAGAgctaaatttcaatttttagtaGAAGCTGGAGAACAATGGAGAGAGATACCAGGAGAAGAAAAGTGGGCAGAGGATCTTAAAAAAGTTTCTTTAATGGATAATCTCTTATCACATACTCCTTCTAGTATATCGCCAAAGTGTCCGAGACTTAAAACACTGATGCTAAATCGTAATTTCCACCTAGAAATCATTCCAGATTGTTTTTTCGGTCATATGCCTCAGCTCAGTGTTCTTGATTTGTCTCATACGGGAATCAAAAATCTGCCCACATCAATTTCTGAGTTGGTGAATCTAATTGCGCTATGGCTTGAAGGGTGTCAGGAATTGAAGTATGTACCCTCTTTAGAAAACCTCAAGGCATTAAGGAGGCTGAACCTTAGAAAGACAGATATAACAGAAGTACCCCATGGTTTGGATATGCTGTTGAATCTGAGATATCTCAATCTTGAAGAAACAGCAATAGAAGAGATATCAGATGGCATTTTATCCAAACTATCTTGTCTTCAATATCTTGCAATTGACTCTCAACTTGATCTGTCAGATATCACAAGAAAAGTGAGAGGACAGGAGATAGTGGAGCTGAGTAAGCTTGAAACATTTAAAGGCTACTTGTATGATGTGAGCGACTTTAATACGTATGTAAGATGGAGAGAAGAAAATGGGGGCCCCAATAATTATGTACTTCTGTTGACAATGAGGGCGTTGACAGGGACGATAAAATACATTGATACTAAGGATGAACTATCTAAGAAAGATGTACGTTTATTTGGATGCAAGATAAGTAAAAGCAAAGGTGGAGAAGAGTCATTTGTGCTCCCTAAAGATGTTCAACATCTGTTAATGGAAAACTGCAACGATACTGCCAGTTTATGTGATATTCCGTCATTGCACAATGCAACCAAGCTGAGTGGGTGTGAAATTAGCAGTTGTCAAGGGATGGAACATGTTGTTTGTTCGTGCTGTAGCCTCCCTCTCATTCAATATCTTGACTCATTAGACCTTTATGACTTGAAGGAGTTGAGGGCTTTGATTGGGGCAGAGAGATGTTGTGCATCTGCATCATCAAATCTACTCCAACCTGATATGTTTTCCTCTCTTCGACGATTCTTTTTATATGATTGTCCAAAAATAAAGAGGTTGTTCATGCGTGATCTGCTACCTAATCTTAAGAACCTTGTCGAATTGGCAGTTCATAATTGTCACCAGATGGTGGAAATAATAGGAGATGCatcagatgaagatgaagatgatgagaacGAGGACGCAGTAAGTGCAACTAGTAGTATCATACACTCTCTCCCCGCATTAACTCAGCTACGGTTGTTCGGACTTCCAAAATTGAAGAGATTTTGTACTACTAAAATAGCTTTTGACTCTCTGAAGAAGATTGATATATATCAATGTCCGAAGCTGTCCTTCAATGGAGATAGAGTACAAAATGACGGAACTTATAGAGTGGTCAATTCTCGCATAGGTGAGCGCATAGGATGA